In the genome of Dioscorea cayenensis subsp. rotundata cultivar TDr96_F1 chromosome 1, TDr96_F1_v2_PseudoChromosome.rev07_lg8_w22 25.fasta, whole genome shotgun sequence, one region contains:
- the LOC120259930 gene encoding ethylene receptor 2-like — protein sequence MLRALCIGFLFLSLNFVSVFAGEIEFHRCNCDGDGSWSIESIFQTQKVSDFLIATAYFSIPLELLYFVTCTNLFPFKWVLFQFGAFIVLCGLTHLLNVFTYEPHSFLLMLSLTISKFLTALVSFATAIALLTLIPQLLKVKVRESYLMNKARDLNREVGMMKRQEEASWHVRMLTQEIRKSIDRHTILYTTLVELSKTLGLQNCAVWMPSEDKKVMNLTHELRRRDAMEIHGFSIPVDDADVIEIKETDGAKRLEQESKLGLASSGGAVEPGAVAAIRMPMLNVSNFKGGTPQVVQTSYAILVLVLPRDDSRVWNRHELDIIEVVADQVAVALSHAAVLEESQLMRDQLEEQNRALLQAKQKAMMASEARNSFQRVMSHGMRKPIHSILGLLSMMEQENLGPEQMLMINSISKTSSVVSTLINDMMEISTSNRDRLALEMQSFHLHSMIKEAVSAARCLCDLKGLGFGIQVENAVPDRVIGDEKRIFHVILHMVGNLLSGYNDGFVALRIFSDTEVDGEQDPQRIAWKPNFSSGNSCVKFEIVIKESQNHGSSSSDNLPRRSNSEGFDMGLSFNMCKKVVQLMQGNIWSIPNSKGLAESMTLLIQFQLQPPTPISDHNYRLSTPRFKGLRVLLADDDAVNRVVTQKLLEKLGCQVSAVSSGIQCLSSLGNWGTSLQLVILDLHMPNMDGFEVAMRIRKFRSRCWPLIVALTASAEDDVWERCLQAGMNGLIRKPVNLKAMGDELLRVLQNT from the exons ATGTTAAGAGCATTGTGTAttggtttcttgtttttgtCCCTTAATTTCGTCTCTGTATTCGCTGGTGAGATTGAATTTCATCGATGTAATTGTGATGGTGATGGTTCTTGGAGCATTGAGAGCATATTTCAAACACAGAAAGTTAGTGATTTCTTGATTGCCACTGCATATTTCTCGATTCCACTTGAACTCTTGTACTTTGTCACTTGCACAAATCTTTTCCCTTTCAAATGGGTCCTCTTTCAGTTCGGCGCGTTCATCGTTCTCTGTGGCCTCACTCACTTGCTCAATGTGTTTACTTACGAGCCCCATTCGTTCTTGCTTATGTTGAGCCTCACAATTTCGAAGTTTTTGACTGCTCTTGTATCGTTTGCGACCGCGATCGCGCTCTTGACGTTGATTCCTCAGCTGTTGAAAGTGAAAGTGCGAGAGAGTTACCTAATGAACAAGGCTCGGGATCTTAACCGAGAGGTTGGGATGATGAAGAGGCAGGAGGAAGCGAGCTGGCATGTAAGGATGCTTACACAAGAGATACGGAAATCAATCGACCGGCATACTATCTTGTACACAACTCTAGTAGAGCTTTCAAAGACATTGGGGCTGCAAAATTGTGCTGTCTGGATGCCGAGTGAGGATAAGAAGGTGATGAATCTCACTCATGAGTTGAGACGGAGGGATGCTATGGAAATTCATGGATTCTCAATTCCGGTTGATGATGCTGATGTGATTGAAATTAAAGAAACTGATGGTGCTAAAAGACTGGAGCAGGAATCAAAACTTGGATTGGCTAGTAGTGGAGGTGCTGTTGAACCGGGAGCAGTAGCTGCGATCAGGATGCCGATGCTTAATGTTTCCAATTTCAAAGGTGGCACACCGCAAGTAGTCCAGACGAGCTATGCTATTCTGGTGTTGGTTCTCCCCAGAGATGATTCCCGTGTTTGGAACCGCCATGAGCTAGACATCATCGAGGTGGTTGCTGATCAGGTAGCTGTCGCTCTCTCTCATGCTGCGGTTTTGGAGGAGTCTCAGCTGATGCGAGACCAATTGGAGGAGCAAAACCGGGCTTTGTTGCAGGCTAAGCAGAAAGCAATGATGGCGAGTGAAGCCAGGAACTCATTCCAACGGGTCATGAGCCATGGAATGAGAAAGCCGATCCACTCTATTTTAGGTTTGCTGTCGATGATGGAACAAGAAAATCTTGGTCCTGAACAAATGCTAATGATTAACTCGATAAGTAAAACCAGTAGTGTTGTGTCGACACTGATCAATGATATGATGGAGATCTCTACTAGCAACCGAGACAGATTAGCTCTGGAGATGCAATCTTTTCATTTGCATTCGATGATTAAAGAAGCTGTGAGTGCAGCGAGGTGTTTGTGTGACTTGAAGGGTCTTGGTTTTGGCATTCAGGTAGAGAATGCAGTGCCTGACAGAGTCATTGGCGATGAGAAACGCATTTTTCATGTGATATTGCATATGGTCGGTAATCTACTAAGCGGGTACAATGATGGATTTGTGGCTTTGAGGATTTTCAGTGATACTGAGGTTGACGGTGAGCAGGATCCGCAACGAATTGCATGGAAACCGAACTTTTCTAGTGGAAACAGTTGTGTAAAATTTGAGATTGTGATCAAAGAATCGCAAAACCATGGTTCATCTAGTTCAGATAACCTTCCTCGGAGATCCAACAGCGAAGGATTCGACATGGGTCTTAGCTTCAACATGTGCAAGAAAGTGGTGCAG CTGATGCAGGGGAACATATGGTCAATTCCAAATTCGAAAGGCCTTGCCGAGAGCATGACTTTGCTTATCCAATTTCAGCTACAACCACCCACTCCAATCTCCGATCATAATTATCGGCTTTCTACCCCTCGTTTCAAAGGCCTCCGAGTACTACTCGCTGACGACGATGCAGTCAACAGAGTTGTGACACAAAAGCTTTTAGAGAAACTCGGTTGTCAGGTGTCGGCTGTGTCTTCCGGCATACAATGCCTGAGCTCTCTCGGCAACTGGGGAACAAGTCTCCAGCTTGTCATTCTCGACCTTCACATGCCGAACATGGATGGCTTCGAAGTGGCAATGAGAATACGAAAATTCAGAAGCCGGTGCTGGCCACTGATTGTTGCTTTAACGGCCAGCGCCGAGGACGATGTCTGGGAGAGATGTTTGCAGGCAGGAATGAATGGGCTAATTCGCAAACCGGTAAATTTGAAAGCCATGGGTGATGAGCTTCTCAGAGTGCTTCAAAACACATGA